The following coding sequences lie in one Cannabis sativa cultivar Pink pepper isolate KNU-18-1 chromosome 5, ASM2916894v1, whole genome shotgun sequence genomic window:
- the LOC115716455 gene encoding structural maintenance of chromosomes flexible hinge domain-containing protein GMI1 isoform X3: MEREALYQKGKKRPLVGINDEIYRFKVLLPNGTTIGLTLPEPGPKMPVDEFINLVKGEYYRRSKSMQCKGRINWNAGSLSLQDSNDAKITSAVYFKDFKPHKCHILILHDGSGKVTETFENMWDLTPDTDLLKEVPESYTFETALADLIDNSLQAVWSNSKNDQRLISVDILQDKIVIFDTGTGMDGTDENSIAKWGIMGASLNRSEKEQAIGGKPPYLMPSFGMFGYGGSFASMHLGRHALVSSKTKHSKKVYTLRLEREALLSRSGSELKWTTAGGLRDPSDDELAKTRHGSFTKVEIFEPNIKTSDILGLQCRLKDIYFPYIQCDEMSKSGRTITPISFQVNDTDLAEIDGGEVATTNLHSCNGPDFVLQVHFSFKQDSKTKSPGSRPYQEANARLKCVYFPVVKGKENIERILEKLKDEGHDVSENYENFSRVSIRRLGRLIPDARWAWLPFMDLRHKKGSAAQSLKKCCLRVKCFIDADAGINPTPSKTDLAHHSPFTTALRNFGSNLHENEKGIDIRVYKDEMLLNSSQLESEYRDWLLQMHNQYDEEVDHGEDEAVLVLSPCSGKGKKTGISSDVSRLNKIIKRKEKIWEAGQRIKIFKGACAGVYKSNVYATIEYFLFRGLQGDAGGDGQIICRPLGTPERDGCVLSECDGMMSVNMNSSLSLPVSLIDVEKCLPVEDTEWNNQMDKWLQKSPSTIDLLSPKECEGLEVGVEELLANVTAGKVPPKEVVAVVRPANYVRKGDSRVLDQRYIFKCNIDMSMEVKFIGEEKDPHKDEHVYSKRVSPSSNHGVHGIYVFPLRCKQKLPHLFQKAGVYKFSFSLIDLSCEKLVKSVKVEASSQIKNWALLRDKRSDKRNQSFSVSVGSTLRPFSIACYDIYGNRASFQSNPEVVVKLQANKDLEFHVKNIESGLSISKRTLKIEDLLIESSDLDKLRPDHKATLLVSSSNGKFSVSIPCHVTPGCLQLVKAQQAFLANQLLPGCTVEEFELEMLDEYGNHVVEGFEVQVDVDGFQMLDQLGPRRKVDSHGCVDLSGLLKVTAGYGENVSLSVSSKNKVFFKQQFHIERRELRIVSKVPEILTTGSILEDVIFEIVNSEGIVDEAINDEQKTGQSHMLAIKADWLDMESTTRYTFKHGRCIVPAIPLSKTEGNFCFSAFHSRHSNLSVNVKVHVIKPAIPTPKLEYNTISSTPPLLLQDSCSVNQVGVNYYMLMENKKKILLNNINWGC; encoded by the exons ATGGAAAGGGAAGCATTGTACCAGAAAGGGAAGAAGAGGCCGCTGGTTGGAATCAATGATGAAATATATAGGTTTAAAGTTTTATTACCTAATGGGACAACTATTGGATTGACTTTGCCGGAACCTGGTCCAAAAATGCCAGTTGATGAGTTCATTAATTTGGTGAAAGGTGAATATTATCGACGTTCTAAATCAATGCAATGTAAAGGACGGATTAACTGGAATGCTGGTTCTTTATCTCTTCAAGATTCAAATGATGCCAAGATCACAAGCGCTGTGTATTTCAAGGATTTTAAACCACATAAGTGCCACATTTTAATACTTCAT GATGGCTCTGGCAAAGTTACTGAAACTTTTGAG AATATGTGGGATTTGACGCCTGATACCGACCTGTTAAAGGAGGTCCCAGAATCGTACACATTTGAAACTGCCCTTGCAGATTTGATT gaCAATTCTCTGCAAGCAGTATGGTCAAACAGTAAAAATGATCAAAGACTTATTAG TGTGGACATATTACAGGATAAGATTGTAATCTTTGACACAGGTACAGGAATGGATGGCACTGATGAGAATTCTATAGCAAAATG GGGAATTATGGGTGCCTCACTTAACCGGTCTGAAAAAGAACAGGCTATTGGGGGCAAGCCTCCATATCTAATG CCTTCTTTTGGCATGTTTGGGTATGGGGGATCTTTTGCATCTATGCATTTAGGGAG ACATGCTTTAGTATCTTCAAAAACAAAGCACTCAAAGAAGGTATATACTTTACGTCTAGAGAGAGAGGCTTTGCTCAGCCGTTCTGGCTCTGAACTTAAATGGACG ACTGCTGGAGGTCTTAGGGATCCTTCAGACGATGAGCTTGCAAAAACAAGACACGGAAGTTTTACTAAG GTTGAAATTTTTGAACCAAATATAAAGACTTCAGACATCTTAGGACTTCAATGCAGACTGAAAGACATATACTTTCCATATATTCAG TGTGATGAGATGTCCAAGTCAGGGAGGACAATTACACCGATATCATTTCAG GTTAATGACACTGATTTGGCTGAGATCGATGGTGGTGAAGTTGCCACTACAAACTTGCATTCTTGCAATGGTCCTGATTTTGTCTTACAAGTTCATTTCTCCTTTAAGCAGGACAGTAAAACCAAGAGTCCAG GATCAAGGCCATATCAAGAAGCCAATGCACGGCTGAAATGTGTGTATTTTCCTGTTGTTAAG GGAAAAGAGAATATTGAGAGGATTTTGGAGAAGTTAAAAGATGAAGGACATGATGTCTctgaaaattatgaaaactttAGTCGCGTTTCTATCCGGAGGCTTGGTCGTCTCATACCAGATGCTCGTTGG GCATGGCTGCCTTTCATGGACTTGAGGCATAAAAAGGGAAGTGCAGCACAGTCATTGAAGAAATGTTGTTTAAGAGTCAAATGCTTTATTG ATGCTGATGCTGGTATCAATCCAACACCATCCAAG ACTGATTTGGCACACCACAGTCCTTTTACTACTGCTCTAAGGAATTTTGGCAGTAATCTTCACGAGAATGAAAAAG GAATAGATATCAGAGTTTATAAGGATGAGATGTTACTGAATTCTTCGCAACTAGAGAGTGAATATCGGGATTGGCTCCTTCAAATGCACAACCAGTATGATGAAGAAGTTGACCACGGCGAAGATGAAGCTGTACTTGTTCTTAGTCCATGCTCTGGAAAGGGAAAGAAAACTGGCATCTCCTCTGATG TTTCAAGGCTTAACAAAATCATTAAGAGGAAGGAGAAAATATGGGAAGCTGGACAAAGGATTAAAATTTTTAAGGGAGCATGTGCTGGTGTTTATAAAAGTAATGTCTACGCAAcaatagaatattttttatttagaggTCTCCAAGGGGATGCAGGTG GAGATGGTCAGATTATTTGCAG GCCACTTGGTACACCAGAAAGGGATGGGTGTGTTCTTTCCGAATGTGATGGGATGATGAGTGTTAATATGAATAGCTCCTTGTCTTTACCTGTTAGTCTGATTGATGTCGAAAAG TGCTTACCTGTTGAAGATACTGAATGGAATAACCAGATGGATAAGTGGCTTCAGAAATCTCCGTCTACAATTGACTTGCTAAGTCCAAAAGAATGTGAAGGATTAGAGGTTGGGGTAGAG GAATTGCTTGCCAATGTAACTGCTGGAAAAGTTCCTCCTAAGGAAGTGGTAGCAGTTGTTCGTCCTGCCAATTATGTACGTAAAGGTGATTCAAGAGTGCTGGATCAGAGGTATATTTTTAAGTGTAATATAGACATGTCGATGGAAGTAAAGTTCATTGGTGAAGAGAAAGATCCTCATAAAGATGAACATGTTTATTCAAAGCGTGTATCACCTTCTTCAAATCATGGAGTACATGGTATCTATGTCTTTCCGCTAAGGTGCAAGCAGAAGCTCCCACATTTGTTTCAAAAAGCAGGGGTCTACAAATTTTCATTTTCTCTT ATTGATTTAAGTTGTGAGAAGCTTGTCAAAAGTGTCAAAGTCGAGGCATCTTCTCAGATCAAGAATTGGGCACTTTTAAGAGATAAGCGAAGTGATAAGCGGAACCAATCATTTAGTGTGAG TGTTGGTTCAACTTTGAGACCTTTCTCCATTGCATGTTACGATATCTATGGCAATAGAGCTTCTTTTCAATCTAATCCTGAAGTTGTGGTCAAGCTCCAAGCAAACAAAGACTTAGAATTTCATGTTAAAAATATTGAGAGTGGCCTTTCAATTTCAAAGCGAACACTAAAAATTGAG GACTTACTGATTGAAAGTAGTGACTTGGATAAGCTCCGACCTGATCACAAAGCCACTCTCCTAGTATCTAGCTCAAATGGGAAATTCTCtgtttccattccttgccatg TTACTCCAGGTTGCTTACAACTTGTTAAAGCCCAACAAGCATTTTTGGCTAATCAACTTTTACCAGGTTGCACTGTTGAGGAGTTTGAATTAGAG ATGTTGGATGAATATGGTAATCATGTTGTAGAAGGCTTTGAAGTTCAGGTTGATGTAGACGGATTTCAGATGCTTGATCAACTAGGCCCGAGGCGTAAG GTGGACTCTCATGGATGTGTTGACCTTAGTGGCCTCTTGAAAGTAACAGCTGGTTATGGAGAGAATG TATCTCTCTCTGTATCATCAAAGAATAAAGTGTTTTTCAAACAACAGTTTCACATTGAGAGAAGGGAACTAAGAATTGTGTCGAAG GTACCTGAGATTCTTACGACTGGTTCCATACTGGAAGATGTCATTTTTGAAATTGTGAACTCTGAGGGCATTGTTGATGAAGCTATCAACGATGAACAGAAAACTGGCCAATCACATATGCTTGCAATTAAGGCTGATTGGCTTGATATGGAGTCGACTACACGATATACTTTTAAGCATGGGCGGTGCATTGTTCCTGCTATTCCTCTATCTAAAACTGAGGGGAACTTTTGTTTCTCAGCTTTCCACTCTCGCCATTCAAACCTTAGTGTGAATGTTAAG GTTCATGTAATTAAACCTGCGATACCAACACCCAAGTTGGAGTATAATACTATTTCATCTACTCCTCCATTGCTTCTTCAGGACTCGTGTTCAGTTAATCAAGTTGGAGTAAACTATTACATGTTAATGGAGAATAAGAAAAAG ATTCTACTGAACAACATCAATTGGGGATGTTAA
- the LOC115716455 gene encoding structural maintenance of chromosomes flexible hinge domain-containing protein GMI1 isoform X2 yields the protein MEREALYQKGKKRPLVGINDEIYRFKVLLPNGTTIGLTLPEPGPKMPVDEFINLVKGEYYRRSKSMQCKGRINWNAGSLSLQDSNDAKITSAVYFKDFKPHKCHILILHDGSGKVTETFENMWDLTPDTDLLKEVPESYTFETALADLIDNSLQAVWSNSKNDQRLISVDILQDKIVIFDTGTGMDGTDENSIAKWGIMGASLNRSEKEQAIGGKPPYLMPSFGMFGYGGSFASMHLGRHALVSSKTKHSKKVYTLRLEREALLSRSGSELKWTTAGGLRDPSDDELAKTRHGSFTKVEIFEPNIKTSDILGLQCRLKDIYFPYIQCDEMSKSGRTITPISFQVNDTDLAEIDGGEVATTNLHSCNGPDFVLQVHFSFKQDSKTKSPGSRPYQEANARLKCVYFPVVKGKENIERILEKLKDEGHDVSENYENFSRVSIRRLGRLIPDARWAWLPFMDLRHKKGSAAQSLKKCCLRVKCFIDADAGINPTPSKTDLAHHSPFTTALRNFGSNLHENEKGIDIRVYKDEMLLNSSQLESEYRDWLLQMHNQYDEEVDHGEDEAVLVLSPCSGKGKKTGISSDVSRLNKIIKRKEKIWEAGQRIKIFKGACAGVYKSNVYATIEYFLFRGLQGDAGGDGQIICRPLGTPERDGCVLSECDGMMSVNMNSSLSLPVSLIDVEKCLPVEDTEWNNQMDKWLQKSPSTIDLLSPKECEGLEELLANVTAGKVPPKEVVAVVRPANYVRKGDSRVLDQRYIFKCNIDMSMEVKFIGEEKDPHKDEHVYSKRVSPSSNHGVHGIYVFPLRCKQKLPHLFQKAGVYKFSFSLIDLSCEKLVKSVKVEASSQIKNWALLRDKRSDKRNQSFSVSVGSTLRPFSIACYDIYGNRASFQSNPEVVVKLQANKDLEFHVKNIESGLSISKRTLKIEDLLIESSDLDKLRPDHKATLLVSSSNGKFSVSIPCHVTPGCLQLVKAQQAFLANQLLPGCTVEEFELEMLDEYGNHVVEGFEVQVDVDGFQMLDQLGPRRKVDSHGCVDLSGLLKVTAGYGENVSLSVSSKNKVFFKQQFHIERRELRIVSKVPEILTTGSILEDVIFEIVNSEGIVDEAINDEQKTGQSHMLAIKADWLDMESTTRYTFKHGRCIVPAIPLSKTEGNFCFSAFHSRHSNLSVNVKVHVIKPAIPTPKLEYNTISSTPPLLLQDSCSVNQVGVNYYMLMENKKKALEEKICKAGLTIQSVEEKYAKLNKRKEEIEQAIKELQDSTEQHQLGMLNHLSTKEEVIEEIEKISNSAAAVLVNISRGVPFREPENHLMKGIIGVVALLGSVQCGQLSRILSEYLGIDQMLAVVARSFEAAAQFETYTQTGEVDRNNALHAEAAILGKSINGRFTVICFDNINPYRGGSDDHHQRKLAIPLPCFIDGTIPKGFLGFAVNMIDLDEDQLSIKNSSGHGLRETVFYRLLGQLQVYQTREDMLAACACIKHGAVSLDGGILKENGVLSFGFSDPQVCFQVVTTNDEMPLSQENLKLLQDQKSELKIINDRIEQNIKHHGLALNSFKKTKKELKKMMDELETCIGSNTQ from the exons ATGGAAAGGGAAGCATTGTACCAGAAAGGGAAGAAGAGGCCGCTGGTTGGAATCAATGATGAAATATATAGGTTTAAAGTTTTATTACCTAATGGGACAACTATTGGATTGACTTTGCCGGAACCTGGTCCAAAAATGCCAGTTGATGAGTTCATTAATTTGGTGAAAGGTGAATATTATCGACGTTCTAAATCAATGCAATGTAAAGGACGGATTAACTGGAATGCTGGTTCTTTATCTCTTCAAGATTCAAATGATGCCAAGATCACAAGCGCTGTGTATTTCAAGGATTTTAAACCACATAAGTGCCACATTTTAATACTTCAT GATGGCTCTGGCAAAGTTACTGAAACTTTTGAG AATATGTGGGATTTGACGCCTGATACCGACCTGTTAAAGGAGGTCCCAGAATCGTACACATTTGAAACTGCCCTTGCAGATTTGATT gaCAATTCTCTGCAAGCAGTATGGTCAAACAGTAAAAATGATCAAAGACTTATTAG TGTGGACATATTACAGGATAAGATTGTAATCTTTGACACAGGTACAGGAATGGATGGCACTGATGAGAATTCTATAGCAAAATG GGGAATTATGGGTGCCTCACTTAACCGGTCTGAAAAAGAACAGGCTATTGGGGGCAAGCCTCCATATCTAATG CCTTCTTTTGGCATGTTTGGGTATGGGGGATCTTTTGCATCTATGCATTTAGGGAG ACATGCTTTAGTATCTTCAAAAACAAAGCACTCAAAGAAGGTATATACTTTACGTCTAGAGAGAGAGGCTTTGCTCAGCCGTTCTGGCTCTGAACTTAAATGGACG ACTGCTGGAGGTCTTAGGGATCCTTCAGACGATGAGCTTGCAAAAACAAGACACGGAAGTTTTACTAAG GTTGAAATTTTTGAACCAAATATAAAGACTTCAGACATCTTAGGACTTCAATGCAGACTGAAAGACATATACTTTCCATATATTCAG TGTGATGAGATGTCCAAGTCAGGGAGGACAATTACACCGATATCATTTCAG GTTAATGACACTGATTTGGCTGAGATCGATGGTGGTGAAGTTGCCACTACAAACTTGCATTCTTGCAATGGTCCTGATTTTGTCTTACAAGTTCATTTCTCCTTTAAGCAGGACAGTAAAACCAAGAGTCCAG GATCAAGGCCATATCAAGAAGCCAATGCACGGCTGAAATGTGTGTATTTTCCTGTTGTTAAG GGAAAAGAGAATATTGAGAGGATTTTGGAGAAGTTAAAAGATGAAGGACATGATGTCTctgaaaattatgaaaactttAGTCGCGTTTCTATCCGGAGGCTTGGTCGTCTCATACCAGATGCTCGTTGG GCATGGCTGCCTTTCATGGACTTGAGGCATAAAAAGGGAAGTGCAGCACAGTCATTGAAGAAATGTTGTTTAAGAGTCAAATGCTTTATTG ATGCTGATGCTGGTATCAATCCAACACCATCCAAG ACTGATTTGGCACACCACAGTCCTTTTACTACTGCTCTAAGGAATTTTGGCAGTAATCTTCACGAGAATGAAAAAG GAATAGATATCAGAGTTTATAAGGATGAGATGTTACTGAATTCTTCGCAACTAGAGAGTGAATATCGGGATTGGCTCCTTCAAATGCACAACCAGTATGATGAAGAAGTTGACCACGGCGAAGATGAAGCTGTACTTGTTCTTAGTCCATGCTCTGGAAAGGGAAAGAAAACTGGCATCTCCTCTGATG TTTCAAGGCTTAACAAAATCATTAAGAGGAAGGAGAAAATATGGGAAGCTGGACAAAGGATTAAAATTTTTAAGGGAGCATGTGCTGGTGTTTATAAAAGTAATGTCTACGCAAcaatagaatattttttatttagaggTCTCCAAGGGGATGCAGGTG GAGATGGTCAGATTATTTGCAG GCCACTTGGTACACCAGAAAGGGATGGGTGTGTTCTTTCCGAATGTGATGGGATGATGAGTGTTAATATGAATAGCTCCTTGTCTTTACCTGTTAGTCTGATTGATGTCGAAAAG TGCTTACCTGTTGAAGATACTGAATGGAATAACCAGATGGATAAGTGGCTTCAGAAATCTCCGTCTACAATTGACTTGCTAAGTCCAAAAGAATGTGAAGGATTAGAG GAATTGCTTGCCAATGTAACTGCTGGAAAAGTTCCTCCTAAGGAAGTGGTAGCAGTTGTTCGTCCTGCCAATTATGTACGTAAAGGTGATTCAAGAGTGCTGGATCAGAGGTATATTTTTAAGTGTAATATAGACATGTCGATGGAAGTAAAGTTCATTGGTGAAGAGAAAGATCCTCATAAAGATGAACATGTTTATTCAAAGCGTGTATCACCTTCTTCAAATCATGGAGTACATGGTATCTATGTCTTTCCGCTAAGGTGCAAGCAGAAGCTCCCACATTTGTTTCAAAAAGCAGGGGTCTACAAATTTTCATTTTCTCTT ATTGATTTAAGTTGTGAGAAGCTTGTCAAAAGTGTCAAAGTCGAGGCATCTTCTCAGATCAAGAATTGGGCACTTTTAAGAGATAAGCGAAGTGATAAGCGGAACCAATCATTTAGTGTGAG TGTTGGTTCAACTTTGAGACCTTTCTCCATTGCATGTTACGATATCTATGGCAATAGAGCTTCTTTTCAATCTAATCCTGAAGTTGTGGTCAAGCTCCAAGCAAACAAAGACTTAGAATTTCATGTTAAAAATATTGAGAGTGGCCTTTCAATTTCAAAGCGAACACTAAAAATTGAG GACTTACTGATTGAAAGTAGTGACTTGGATAAGCTCCGACCTGATCACAAAGCCACTCTCCTAGTATCTAGCTCAAATGGGAAATTCTCtgtttccattccttgccatg TTACTCCAGGTTGCTTACAACTTGTTAAAGCCCAACAAGCATTTTTGGCTAATCAACTTTTACCAGGTTGCACTGTTGAGGAGTTTGAATTAGAG ATGTTGGATGAATATGGTAATCATGTTGTAGAAGGCTTTGAAGTTCAGGTTGATGTAGACGGATTTCAGATGCTTGATCAACTAGGCCCGAGGCGTAAG GTGGACTCTCATGGATGTGTTGACCTTAGTGGCCTCTTGAAAGTAACAGCTGGTTATGGAGAGAATG TATCTCTCTCTGTATCATCAAAGAATAAAGTGTTTTTCAAACAACAGTTTCACATTGAGAGAAGGGAACTAAGAATTGTGTCGAAG GTACCTGAGATTCTTACGACTGGTTCCATACTGGAAGATGTCATTTTTGAAATTGTGAACTCTGAGGGCATTGTTGATGAAGCTATCAACGATGAACAGAAAACTGGCCAATCACATATGCTTGCAATTAAGGCTGATTGGCTTGATATGGAGTCGACTACACGATATACTTTTAAGCATGGGCGGTGCATTGTTCCTGCTATTCCTCTATCTAAAACTGAGGGGAACTTTTGTTTCTCAGCTTTCCACTCTCGCCATTCAAACCTTAGTGTGAATGTTAAG GTTCATGTAATTAAACCTGCGATACCAACACCCAAGTTGGAGTATAATACTATTTCATCTACTCCTCCATTGCTTCTTCAGGACTCGTGTTCAGTTAATCAAGTTGGAGTAAACTATTACATGTTAATGGAGAATAAGAAAAAG GCTCTTGAAGAGAAGATATGTAAAGCTGGTTTGACAATCCAATCAGTGGAAGAAAAGTATGCTAAGTTAAATAAAAGGAAGGAAGAAATTGAGCAAGCTATAAAAGAATTGCAAG ATTCTACTGAACAACATCAATTGGGGATGTTAAATCACTTGTCCACGAAAGAAGAGGTGATCGAGGAAATAGAAAAGATAAGTAACTCTGCTGCTGCAGTTCTTGTCAATATTTCTAGAGGAGTTCCATTTCGGGAGCCAGAGAATCATTTAATGAAAGGCATAATAGGGGTGGTTGCTCTACTTGGTAGTGTTCAATGTGGCCAGCTTAGCAG GATATTATCGGAATACTTGGGTATAGATCAAATGCTTGCTGTTGTCGCTAGATCTTTTGAAGCTGCTGCTCAATTTGAAACATACACACAAACTGGTGAAGTTGATCGCAACAATGCTCTTCATGCTGAAGCAGCCATTCTTGGGAAATCCATAAATGGTCGGTTTACTGTGATATGCTTTGACAATATAAA TCCATACAGAGGTGGTTCTGATGATCACCATCAAAGGAAGCTGGCTATACCACTTCCTTGTTTTATTGATGGAACCATCCCCAAAGGTTTTCTGGGATTTGCTGTAAATATGATTGATTTAGATGAAGATCAGTTGTCCATTAAAAACAGCTCAGGCCATGGTCTTAGAGAGACGGTATTCTATCGCCTGCTTGGTCAACTACAAGTTTACCAAACCAGAGAAGATATGCTCGCTGCCTGTGCTTGTATAAAACATGGCGCTGTATCGCTAGACGGTGGAATCTTAAAAGAAAACGGGGTATTATCTTTTGGATTTAG TGATCCCCAAGTATGTTTTCAAGTTGTAACAACAAATGATGAAATGCCCCTTTCACAAGAAAATTTAAAGCTGCTTCAAGACCAGAAATCAGAGCTAAAAATCATCAATGATAGGATAGAACAAAATATCAAACATCACGGGCTAGCTTTAAACTCTTTCAAGAAGACAAAGAAAGAGTTAAAGAAGATGATGGACGAATTAGAAACTTGTATAGGATCCAACACACAGTAG